AATTAATATGATCGAAAGATCTAATCCAACTCGATCTTATTAAAAAGGAAAGGTGGATTTAAATCTATCTTGGGCGTGCAAGATACAACCCTTTAAACATCAAttcttcaataaaagtacaatataAATATTAGACACATACAAGACATAGCACGCAACACATCTCAAACAACCACTTAATTTTCATTTTACCTAGCAAAACATTACTCAAAACATGTCTATTCTTACACCCAGGTTTGTGGTGACACCATTACCAGTTGAGATCGTAAGCAAAAGCAATGATAAaaacatgttagaaaaatttatTGTCAAATCAACCGAAGATTATGCGAGCCCCTCACTTCCATACATAGAGCTTGCCATCATTGATCTTCAACGACTCTTAGACTCGGATGAAGAGCTTCAAAAGTTCGAACATGCTCTTAGCTCTTTGGGTGCTTTGCAGGTCTTTTATTTTACGTAATTACAATTTATCTATACAATTTTAATGTGGTTACACGTACTACATATTTGCTAGTGTTATAATAAGTTTCTAATGTcagatttatttttatattattttcaaTCTTTCTTGTGAATTTTCAATTACAATTAGATAAGTTTAGTGATGTATATACATCATTTGTCTAAACATTTACGGTTTCAAAACTCATATACTTCATATAAGTAGTGTCTGGTCACATCACCATACTATACTATTTTAATGTTTTGTCATTCTGATCATTTCAATTATTGAACAATTATTTGATATTAAAAACATATGTGTTCTCATATGTTAACTTAAGTAAACACTCTATTTACTTGGCCAAAAAAAGTGCCAATGCCACACATAAATTTGTTGTTGATAATGTTCCAAAATTCTTGTTTTATTTGGTAAAAGTTTAGTGGAATAAACAATGTTTATATTGTTTTTCTTTTGGACAATATagcttgttaatcatggcatagAAAGCTCTAAATTTGATCAAGTGCTTCACGTTAGCAAACAATTCTTTAGCCTGCCTATAGAAGAGAAGCAAAAGTATGCAAGAACCGTATCAAAGTTGGGAGGGTGGAAACCTGACAAAATGGAAGGTTGGGGAAATGACCAAATGGGCGTTAATCAAGCATTTAGCTGGAATGACAGGCTTATGTTTCTCATTCACACTCCTGAATTTCGTAATTTCAAGTTTTGGCCGTCTGAAAGCGTACCAAATTTCAGGTAATTAGTAACTCATTTAACAAGTGAACATCATAAGTTTTTTACTGTAATTGTTTAATTTAGTAGTTAAGACAAAGGTATAATGAGTGATAATAAGTTATATATAAGAATTGTATAGTGTTGCACTTATTACTTCTTTTACAATAATATATAAATCATGCATAGTTGTCACGATTTGTAAAGAGGTAAAAGTTACTCCCTGCTACCCATTCCAAACTACTAATCCACTTTTCAAAGTAAAACTTGTTAAATATTGTTTTCCATTATACTTattcaaattttaaaaatttAAGTATAAACTTGACATATTTACATTTGTCATAAAAAAGAGATTTCGGAAAACTATGATTTCGACACAAAAAATAGTAGTATATAAATGGAGAAAAAAAGATCAAAGTCTCGTCCCTAGACAGCAAAAAGTCGAGTATGTAGTTTGAATTGGGTAGGAGGGAGTATGTTAAAATTAGAATACGAATAAGGTTCCTTGTTATTTTACTGAAATTCGGTACTAGCACAAGTTCCTACTTATTTACATTATCATATCATGTTGTATAGGAGTATAGTAATTCGTCAATCCAATTTATGTTTGGCCTTTTCCTTTTATTTCTACCAAATTGACTAATCTAACTCTTAAAAATTTATGAAACAAAGATCTCCTATATAGGTACTTACTTATCCCACCTTCACAAATAATGCATCATTATTTTATGTGTTTTGAGCCATCTTCTACAATAATACAGTCTTTTtgttataaaataataataataataataataataataataataataataataataataataataataataataataataataataataataataataataatgtcttTTTGTATGAGAACACTAAAAGTAACTATTTTATATTTGAAAATaactattttatttttgaaaagtaACATAAAGTAAATACAAAAGTGATGAAGTTACAAATTAAACCGCACAAATTAAACTTACTTCTCAAGTATATTTAGTTACTTTTAATGACGATCTTATAAAAGAGATAGTATTGTAATAGAATTTATTAGTTTCTATAAGCCTTGAGCTAAAATTGTTGTTACACCAATCTTTTACAACTTTTAAAAATTAAAGCATAACAATATTAACTTGATGAAGGGTTTAGGTGAGTGTTCAATGGTGACATAAACCTCTTTTCATTTAGCATTGATTAGACAATATGGTATTAAACAAAATATTCTAAATAATTCTACCCTGTCAGGGACGTATTTGAAGAGTATGCATCAGCGATGAAAAGAATCAGGGAAATATTATATAAAGCAATTTCAAAAATGTTGAAGTTGCCAGAAGATAACATGATAAATAAGTATGGAAATGAGGGACCAATGCTTTGCAGAATCAATTATTATCCAACATGTCCATACCCGGATAGAATATTTGCATCAAAACCACATACGGATTCAAATATGTTTACCACCGTATTGCCAGACAATGAGGTTGAAGGCCTCCAATTTGAGAAAGATGATCAATGGTTTAATGTAAAAATTATCCCTCATGCCATTATTGTCAATACTTCTGATATGTTGGAGGTAGTTCTGATCTTTTCACCTTTTAGCACAAATTATTTATATGGAGTTTTTTCCACCTTTGCGTAATTTCATGAGTTAGTGTAGTTTATGTTGGGGCTATATTAGTACTATAACACGCCAATAGTTCCTATCATTTTAAAAATAGAGTAAATTTCTTATGCATGTAAGATGGTCTTATATTAAATTATTTGATAGCATGGTAAGGGAATTCATGAAATACGTACAAAAAGATTTGAAACGAGGTACTAAATATTAAAGACATCGAGATAAGATAAAATACATACTAACACTT
This sequence is a window from Silene latifolia isolate original U9 population chromosome 8, ASM4854445v1, whole genome shotgun sequence. Protein-coding genes within it:
- the LOC141594409 gene encoding protein SRG1-like; the encoded protein is MSILTPRFVVTPLPVEIVSKSNDKNMLEKFIVKSTEDYASPSLPYIELAIIDLQRLLDSDEELQKFEHALSSLGALQLVNHGIESSKFDQVLHVSKQFFSLPIEEKQKYARTVSKLGGWKPDKMEGWGNDQMGVNQAFSWNDRLMFLIHTPEFRNFKFWPSESVPNFRDVFEEYASAMKRIREILYKAISKMLKLPEDNMINKYGNEGPMLCRINYYPTCPYPDRIFASKPHTDSNMFTTVLPDNEVEGLQFEKDDQWFNVKIIPHAIIVNTSDMLEIMTNGRVKSPIHRVVSNSETNRVSIATGMGSPPNMEIGPLKELITEDRRQLYPHLKNSADVTANYFAAGKIFMREVRKYGPNILSE